The following are from one region of the Rhodopirellula sp. P2 genome:
- a CDS encoding DUF6884 domain-containing protein: protein MTKTTLVIVPCGSSKVWSKNPLAGPTIARDAYVGSPFKVNRRYAECVGDQWLILSAKHGFIAPDFVLPGPYEVTFKTKSSGPIDLNTLSQQALDHGLAKFHTVIGLGGKEYRHAIETVFEGSEVELQFPFAGLPIGKAMQAAKRAAEKAIAGTG from the coding sequence ATGACGAAGACAACACTCGTGATCGTTCCGTGCGGCAGCAGCAAGGTTTGGTCAAAGAATCCCTTGGCGGGGCCGACGATCGCTCGCGATGCTTACGTGGGATCGCCGTTCAAGGTCAATCGTCGGTACGCGGAATGTGTCGGCGATCAATGGCTCATCCTCAGTGCGAAGCACGGTTTCATTGCCCCGGACTTCGTCTTGCCAGGCCCCTACGAAGTCACTTTCAAAACAAAGTCGTCAGGGCCGATTGATTTGAACACGCTGTCGCAACAAGCCCTCGACCATGGGTTGGCAAAGTTCCACACCGTGATCGGTTTGGGCGGGAAGGAATATCGCCACGCGATTGAAACCGTGTTCGAAGGGTCGGAAGTGGAACTGCAGTTCCCGTTCGCTGGCCTGCCGATTGGCAAAGCGATGCAGGCGGCCAAGCGGGCGGCTGAGAAAGCGATTGCGGGCACTGGGTGA
- a CDS encoding cupin domain-containing protein: MTNTTPAGQLIDLHDVTTDGQPKPKLLVQTGPMNVMRLVLPAGKAIPEHKAAKDITVQCVAGKVEFTTMGETQTMTPGTMLFLPPEELHSLTAIEDSIMLVTKAN, encoded by the coding sequence ATGACCAACACGACTCCCGCCGGCCAATTGATCGACCTGCATGATGTCACCACCGACGGCCAGCCCAAGCCGAAACTGCTGGTCCAAACCGGACCAATGAACGTGATGCGATTGGTGCTGCCGGCCGGCAAAGCGATCCCTGAGCACAAGGCCGCCAAGGACATCACGGTCCAGTGCGTGGCCGGGAAGGTTGAGTTCACGACCATGGGCGAGACTCAAACCATGACGCCGGGGACGATGCTGTTCCTGCCTCCCGAAGAACTGCACAGCCTGACGGCGATCGAAGATTCCATCATGCTGGTAACGAAAGCGAACTGA
- a CDS encoding YwiC-like family protein: MAFDATKRLSAEPAAKLKPKEHGAYAILAIPLITSLIVAGLTWGGLCVAAASGAGFLAHEPLDLGRWHCRHGHLDDDPSFRKHLR, translated from the coding sequence ATGGCATTCGATGCGACCAAACGGCTGTCTGCTGAACCGGCGGCGAAGTTGAAACCCAAGGAACATGGTGCCTACGCGATCCTTGCAATTCCGCTGATCACGTCCTTGATCGTCGCTGGGCTCACTTGGGGCGGACTTTGTGTCGCCGCCGCTTCCGGGGCTGGTTTTCTGGCTCATGAACCGTTGGACCTTGGTCGCTGGCACTGTCGCCACGGCCATTTGGATGATGATCCCTCTTTCAGAAAGCACTTGAGATGA
- a CDS encoding transposase — MPLIQALERIAADMLPLSGLIVRREYEYTPKHCSWLNQIEIWLGTLRKKLTRYGSFCSLDDLQDRILRFIEDYNRTTAKPYRWTSDGRLLCK, encoded by the coding sequence ATGCCTCTTATCCAAGCATTGGAGCGAATTGCTGCAGACATGCTTCCTCTCAGCGGCCTAATCGTACGCCGGGAATACGAGTACACACCCAAGCATTGCAGTTGGCTCAATCAAATCGAAATCTGGTTGGGGACTCTGCGGAAGAAACTGACACGCTACGGATCGTTCTGTTCGTTGGACGACTTGCAAGATCGCATTCTTCGTTTCATCGAAGACTACAATCGCACCACGGCCAAACCATATCGATGGACAAGCGATGGTAGACTGCTGTGCAAATAG
- a CDS encoding HipA domain-containing protein — translation MNHIEVPVIINKSGMSVNANRFCPNLKSRDWIAIDEAMTGDAPKDFLAVYEYGAGSCRRANRRTWPRYIAKVGHKWYPNESVTEHLITRIGQAIGMEIAESRLAHVKGQLRFLSRYFLSSQEYLLHGADLFASYLQDHGREFVEAVENENKAPEYFDYDFAVDSIKAMVPQSADEVRCGFNRMLAFDALVGNNDRHFFNWAVICHPESHHPPRFSPIYDTARALFWNHTEEKLSKMNLDGRRPEDVLRKYCRNSSSKIGVAGVGRVNHFQLLESIFDRSPEMITQFNILNGIDREPVDLVGEILREEFRNLVSPLRRSWICRLVEYRTEQFRRVLAGETTDV, via the coding sequence GTGAACCACATCGAAGTGCCGGTGATCATTAACAAGAGTGGAATGTCCGTCAACGCGAATCGTTTCTGTCCAAATTTGAAGTCGCGAGATTGGATCGCAATCGACGAGGCCATGACGGGTGATGCTCCCAAAGACTTCCTGGCTGTTTATGAATACGGTGCTGGAAGTTGCCGGCGGGCCAACCGACGAACGTGGCCACGATACATCGCGAAAGTTGGTCACAAATGGTATCCCAATGAATCCGTGACGGAGCACCTCATCACCCGAATCGGACAAGCAATCGGCATGGAGATTGCCGAGTCTCGCTTAGCTCACGTGAAAGGACAGCTTCGCTTCCTCAGTCGATACTTTCTGAGTAGTCAAGAGTATCTCCTGCACGGAGCCGATCTTTTTGCTTCCTATCTTCAGGATCATGGCCGCGAATTCGTCGAAGCAGTCGAGAACGAGAACAAAGCACCGGAGTACTTCGACTACGACTTCGCGGTAGACTCGATCAAAGCGATGGTTCCCCAGTCGGCAGACGAGGTTCGGTGCGGGTTCAATCGGATGCTGGCATTTGATGCGTTAGTGGGTAACAACGATCGTCATTTCTTCAACTGGGCAGTAATCTGCCACCCGGAAAGTCATCACCCCCCCCGTTTCAGCCCAATTTACGACACCGCCCGAGCCTTGTTTTGGAACCACACCGAGGAAAAACTGTCTAAGATGAACTTGGACGGGCGTCGTCCCGAAGACGTGTTGCGAAAGTACTGCCGCAATTCAAGTTCCAAGATTGGCGTCGCCGGAGTCGGTCGGGTCAACCATTTCCAGTTGCTCGAATCCATCTTTGATCGTTCACCGGAAATGATCACACAATTCAATATTTTGAACGGCATCGACCGTGAGCCGGTTGATTTGGTAGGAGAGATCTTGAGGGAAGAATTCCGCAATTTGGTATCGCCTTTGCGACGATCTTGGATTTGCCGATTAGTGGAGTACCGCACCGAGCAGTTTCGTCGCGTTCTAGCCGGAGAGACAACCGATGTTTAA
- a CDS encoding PDDEXK nuclease domain-containing protein — translation MSELTNDKEYRDWIVSIKSQIQGSQIKAAVAVNYAMLELYWFLGEQIIERQETAKWGDGFLKQMGKDLSSEFPEMKGFSHRNLKYMRQWVQFWTGIPAIGQQAVAQLNIPTGQQLVASLPEGAAQLAAKIPWGHNLRIMEKLSDPADALFYVQKTIENNWSRAVLTHQIESGLHLREGKAIDNFDATLPEPESDLARQLLRDPYNFDFLTLTERHNERELEDGLMDQLTKFLLELGAGFAFVGRQYKLNVDGDEYSIDLLFYHLKLHCYVVIELKVDKFKPEYAGKMNFYISAVDSQVRTEADGPTLGILICKSKSDIKVEYSLRDLTKPIGVSEYQITEHLPDDLRSSLPTIEQIEAELGKADD, via the coding sequence ATGAGCGAGCTAACCAACGACAAGGAATATCGCGATTGGATCGTTTCGATCAAAAGCCAGATTCAGGGATCGCAGATCAAAGCCGCCGTCGCGGTCAATTACGCGATGCTGGAGCTTTATTGGTTCCTGGGCGAACAGATCATCGAGCGGCAGGAAACGGCCAAGTGGGGAGATGGGTTCCTGAAGCAAATGGGCAAAGACCTGTCTTCCGAGTTCCCCGAGATGAAAGGGTTTTCGCACCGAAACCTCAAGTACATGCGTCAGTGGGTTCAGTTCTGGACTGGCATCCCTGCAATTGGGCAACAAGCTGTTGCCCAATTGAACATCCCAACAGGGCAACAGCTTGTTGCCTCTTTGCCGGAGGGTGCGGCACAGCTTGCGGCGAAAATTCCCTGGGGGCACAACCTGCGAATAATGGAAAAGCTCAGCGATCCTGCCGACGCCCTTTTCTACGTGCAGAAAACGATCGAGAACAATTGGTCGCGAGCTGTTCTGACCCACCAGATCGAATCCGGCTTGCACCTGCGAGAAGGCAAGGCAATCGACAATTTCGACGCCACGTTGCCCGAACCTGAAAGCGACCTCGCTCGGCAACTGCTCCGCGATCCGTACAACTTCGATTTCCTGACGCTGACAGAGCGACACAACGAACGGGAGCTCGAAGACGGCCTGATGGACCAATTGACCAAGTTCTTGCTTGAACTTGGTGCGGGCTTCGCCTTCGTCGGTCGGCAATACAAGCTCAACGTCGATGGCGATGAGTACAGCATCGACCTGCTGTTCTATCACTTGAAGCTGCACTGCTATGTCGTCATCGAGCTGAAGGTCGACAAGTTCAAGCCCGAGTACGCGGGCAAAATGAACTTCTACATCTCAGCCGTCGACAGCCAAGTCCGCACCGAAGCCGACGGCCCCACGCTCGGAATCCTGATCTGCAAAAGTAAAAGCGACATCAAAGTCGAGTACTCTCTCCGCGACCTCACCAAACCCATCGGCGTCAGCGAGTACCAGATCACAGAACACCTGCCTGACGACTTGCGATCGTCGTTGCCAACGATCGAGCAGATTGAAGCGGAGTTGGGGAAAGCTGACGACTGA